A single genomic interval of Daucus carota subsp. sativus chromosome 1, DH1 v3.0, whole genome shotgun sequence harbors:
- the LOC108205191 gene encoding uncharacterized protein LOC108205191 yields MSEKPEETMEVDKTTSCLAIGKATMESISERLSELEDLYFPKALESSAVNPSQRKSLLLDLLSRDVPVFLERYGSQLKFEELEEFDVLRDDYEVKWHLDHLRSVMRPTEEELKLRSAKVKNRRRAYMDKLIYDGQYFSEYAMREREPYLHHEYVGQYQDLSGRRMARPGERWSDTLMRRVDEGILVAKIRREQQRLGVAQRDWVGVEMELQQEEVEEEEESEEEEEEEEEEESEEEEEEEEEEESKKGCNAIGRSHKPEVLSASHEITNNQPTAVIPGQGVQLSEEEMQDQMDQFTHVMQQKFMSGEDHQHLDYSKIDGDESLDDHWMREANQDAEEKYFDDD; encoded by the exons ATGAGCGAAAAACCCGAAGAGACCATGGAGGTGGACAAAACGACGTCGTGCCTGGCAATAGGGAAAGCAACAATGGAGAGCATATCGGAGAGATTATCGGAGCTCGAGGATTTATACTTCCCTAAAGCACTTGAATCTTCAGCCGTGAATCCATCTCAGCGCAAGTCTCTCCTCCTCGACCTCCTCTCTCGCGACGTCCCAGTCTTCTTAG AGAGATATGGATCGCAGTTGAAATTCGAGGAGTTGGAGGAATTTGATGTGTTGAGAGATGATTATGAAGTGAAGTGGCATTTAGATCACTTACGGAGTGTGATGAGACCGACGGAGGAGGAATTGAAGTTGAGGTCGGCAAAGGTTAAGAATAGGAGGCGAGCTTACATGGATAAGTTGATATATGATGGGCAGTATTTTTCGGAGTATGCTATGAGGGAAAGAGAGCCGTATTTGCACCATGAGTATGTGGGGCAGTATCAGGACCTTAGCGGGAGGAGAATGGCTAGGCCGGGGGAGAGGTGGTCAGATACGCTGATGAGAAGGGTAGATGAGGGGATTTTGGTGGCTAAGATTAGGAGGGAACAACAGAGGTTGGGTGTGGCTCAGAGGGATTGGGTTGGGGTTGAGATGGAATTGCAACAAGAGGAAGTagaggaggaagaagaaagtgaagaagaagaagaagaagaagaagaagaagagagtgaagaagaagaagaagaagaagaagaagaagaaagcaaGAAGGGCTGCAACGCTATCGGGAGATCCCATAAGCCGGAG GTCCTCTCGGCAAGTCATGAGATCACTAACAATCAACCCACAGCTGTAATACCTGGTCAGGGAGTCCAGTTATCAGAAGAGGAAATGCAAGATCAAATGGATCAATTTACTCACGTCATGCAGCAAAAGTTTATGTCGGGGGAAGATCACCAGCATTTAGATTATTCAAAAATAGACGGGGATGAGAGTTTAGATGATCACTGGATGAGGGAGGCTAATCAAGATGCTGAAGAGAAATACTTTGACGATGATTAA
- the LOC108205192 gene encoding novel plant SNARE 11: MASLSAISEELAQLDGQVTDIFRALSNGFQKLEKMKDSNRKSRQLEELTDKMRDCKRLIKEFDREVKDMEYSNDAATNRMLNEKKQSMVKELNSYVALKKQYASNLDNQRADLFQAPDEASRDDNSLMASSMTNQQLMDNGNQMMDETDQAIERSKKVVHETVNVGTETAAALKAQTEQMGRIVNELDSIHFSIKKASKLVKEIGRQVATDRCIMGLLFLIVIGVIAVIIVKLVNPNNKDIRDIPGLAPPASTNRKLLWQN; encoded by the exons ATGGCGTCCTTGTCTGCAATCAGTGAGGAGCTAGCTCAACTCGACGGTCAAGTCACCGATATTTTTCGAGCATTATC GAATGGATTTCAGaagttggagaagatgaaggaCTCGAATCGGAAGAGTAGGCAGTTGGAGGAGCTTACGGATAAGATGCGCGATTGTAAGAG GCTTATTAAAGAATTCGACAGAGAAGTTAAGGATATGGAATATAGCAATGATGCAGCTACGAATAGGATGCTAAATGAGAAAAAACAGTCAATG GTGAAGGAGTTAAATTCATACGTTGCTCTCAAAAAGCA GTATGCCAGCAATCTTGACAACCAGCGAGCTGATCTCTTTCAGGCTCCTGATGAAGCTTCTAGGGACGATAATAGCCTAATGGCTTCAT CTATGACAAATCAACAACTAATGGACAATGGCAACCAAATGATGGACGAGACAGATCAAGCAATTGAGAGGTCCAAAAAG GTTGTCCACGAAACTGTAAATGTCGGTACAGAGACTGCTGCAGCTTTGAAGGCACAG ACTGAACAAATGGGTAGGATAGTTAATGAGCTGGATTCCATCCACTTCTCCATTAAGAAGGCTTCTAAGCTGGTCAAGGAAATTGGTAGGCAG GTTGCAACTGATCGCTGTATTATGGGTTTGCTCTTCCTCATTGTTATCGGTGTTATAGCGGTCATCATTGTGAAG CTTGTGAACCCAAATAACAAAGACATCCGAGACATCCCCGGACTAGCTCCTCCAGCTTCTACTAATAGAAAACTGCTCTGGCAAAATTAG
- the LOC108206444 gene encoding monogalactosyldiacylglycerol synthase, chloroplastic — protein MQPSTVSQEPNFPLSLVHKLADFAFDSKLNHINSNGVSPKLSNFSCVDKFGGLDKKVNFKASLCVSSKKVSIFEKFVAQFNSFIRFHCEKVPIGLPFNGISSCDDTNGLGGNGNVVVEDEGVPLNVVESKTPKRVLILMSDTGGGHRASAEAIKAAFNQEFGDKYQVFVTDLWADHTPCPFNQLPRSYNFLVKHGSLWRVTYYGSAPKVIHQPYFAITSAFVAREVATGLMKYQPDVIISVHPLMQHVPLRILRSKGLLDKTVFTTVITDLSTCHPTWFHKLVTRCYCPTNEVANRALKAGLEHSQIKIYGLPVRPSFVKAVRPKDELRKDLGMDLNLPAVLLMGGGEGMGPIEATARALGDSLYDENLGGPVGQVLVICGRNKKLASRLSAIDWKIPVQVKGFVTKMEECMEACDCIITKAGPGTIAEAMIRGLPIILNDYIAGQEVGNVPYVVENGWGKFSKSPKEIASIVSQWFGPKADELHAMSQKALRLARPDAVFKIVHDLDELVRQKSLVPQYSMT, from the exons ATGCAGCCTTCAACTGTGAGTCAAGAACCCAACTTTCCCTTAAGTCTTGTACATAAGTTAGCTGattttgcatttgattccaagcTAAATCATATTAACTCAAATGGGGTTTCTCCAAAGTTGTCTAATTTTTCTTGTGTTGATAAGTTTGGCGGGCTAGATAAAAAAGTGAACTTTAAGGCTTCTTTGTGTGTTAGTAGTAAAAAAGTTTCAATCTTTGAGAAGTTTGTAGCTCAGTTTAATAGTTTTATTAGGTTTCATTGTGAGAAGGTTCCAATTGGGTTGCCTTTTAATGGGATTAGTAGTTGTGATGATACTAATGGATTGGGAGGAAATGGGAATGTTGTTGTTGAGGATGAGGGGGTGCCTTTGAATGTTGTGGAATCAAAAACCCCGAAAAGGGTGCTCATTTTGATGAGTGATACTGGTGGGGGTCATCGGGCTTCGGCTGAGGCTATAAAGGCTGCATTTAATCAGGAATTTGGGGATAAGTATCAG GTGTTTGTTACTGATTTGTGGGCAGATCATACTCCTTGTCCTTTTAATCAGTTGCCGAGGAGTTATAATTTTTTGGTAAAACATGGGTCTTTGTGGAGAGTAACATACTATGGGTCAGCTCCGAAGGTGATCCATCAACCCTATTTTGCAATAACATCAGCATTTGTAGCTCG AGAGGTCGCCACAGGTTTGATGAAATACCAGCCAGATGTAATAATAAGTGTACATCCATTGATGCAGCATGTTCCACTTCGTATCTTGAGATCAAAAGGTCTGCTTGATAAAACAGTGTTTACTACTGTAATTACGGACTTAAGCACCTGTCATCCTACATG GTTTCATAAGCTCGTAACGAGATGCTACTGTCCAACCAATGAGGTGGCAAACAGGGCACTAAAAGCAGGTCTTGAACATTCTCAAATTAAGATTTATGGCCTTCCCGTGAGACCTTCATTTGTCAAAGCTGTTCGCCCGAAG GATGAACTGAGGAAAGACCTTGGAATGGATTTGAATCTCCCTGCCGTGTTGCTAATGGGTGGTGGGGAAGGAATGGGTCCCATTGAGGCTACTGCTCGGGCACTTGGAGATTCATTATATGATGAAAATCTTGGAGGACCTGTAGGTCAGGTCCTGGTGATATGCGGCCGCAATAAAAAGCTAGCTAGCAGATTATCTGCTATTGATTGGAAGATTCCTGTTCAG GTGAAGGGTTTTGTCACTAAGATGGAGGAATGCATGGAGGCTTGTGATTGCATAATTACCAAG GCTGGTCCAGGGACTATAGCTGAAGCCATGATTAGAGGCCTCCCCATTATATTAAATGATTACATTGCAGGACAG GAAGTTGGAAACGTACCATACGTAGTGGAAAATGGATGGGGGAAATTTTCAAAATCACCAAAAGAGATAGCCTCTATTGTTTCTCAATGGTTTGGTCCGAAAGCAGACGAGCTTCATGCTATGTCACAAAAGGCACTGAGACTGGCACGGCCTGATGCAGTGTTTAAAATTGTCCACGATCTGGATGAGCTAGTGAGACAGAAAAGTCTTGTGCCTCAGTACTCGATGACCTAA